The Podospora pseudocomata strain CBS 415.72m chromosome 1 map unlocalized CBS415.72m_1, whole genome shotgun sequence genome has a segment encoding these proteins:
- a CDS encoding uncharacterized protein (COG:S; EggNog:ENOG503P007) gives MGFRDKFRKKEEEEGNSTLNFTFVRSDTHSAEVIQPPGEPVGASNDGFLSPGPQTPQKSRRSLDVFRSNRSRSASASSNQGGGHKRLSQRLHLSRSPASSEIVPQDLPEIVVPEGGVEDKDGTESQWEKRATLLARENEKHRSRPGTPDHGSSPPTLPQLRLGDASADEAPDPRVKVVSSKAIDEDIQEAIRLHEAGKLEESTALFGRLADPKGANNPLSQVLYGLALRHGWGCQPNTAAAVNYLSAAASNAAEIEQMALQAGLKKGGAAKGELVLAIFELANCFRHGWGIAKDPIAAKQYYETAANLGDTDAMNEVAWCYLEGFGTKKDKFTAAKYYRRAEENGNKIIGNTW, from the exons ATGGGCTTCCGCGACAAGTtcaggaagaaggaggaggaggagggaaacaGCACCCTCAATTTCACGTTTGTGCGATCCGATACCCATAGTGCCGAGGTGATCCAGCCTCCAGGAGAACCCGTTGGTGCCAGTAACGACGGGTTCCTCAGTCCAGGCCCGCAAACACCCCAGAAGTCCCGCCGAAGCCTCGACGTCTTCCGAAGTAACCGCAGCCGAAGCGCATCTGCATCGAGCAACCAAGGCGGTGGCCACAAGCGCCTATCGCAACGGCTACACCTGAGCCGCAGTCCAGCCAGTAGCGAGATCGTACCGCAAGATCTGCCGGAGATCGTGGTTCCGGAGGGGGGCGTCGAGGACAAGGACGGGACCGAGTCGCAATGGGAGAAGCGAGCCACTCTGCTTGCTCGCGAGAACGAGAAGCATCGCAGCCGGCCAGGGACCCCCGATCACGGAAGTTCTCCCCCGACTCTACCTCAGTTGCGCTTAGGCGATGCGTCCGCGGACGAGGCGCCAGATCCCAGGGTCAAGGTGGTGTCATCGAAGGCCATCGACGAGGATATCCAGGAGGCTATCAGGTTGCATGAGGCAGGAAAACTGGAAGAGTCGACGGCGTTGTTTGGCCGGTTAGCGGATCCTAAGGGggccaacaacccccttaGCCAGGTTCTCTATGGTCTCGCCCTCAG ACACGGATGGGGTTGCCAACCGAACACTGCTGCCGCCGTCAACTATCTCTCTGCGGCAGCATCCAACGCCGCCGAGATTGAGCAGATGGCCCTCCAAGCAGGACTCAAGAAAGGAGGAGCAGCCAAGGGCGAGCTGGTTCTGGCCATATTCGAATTGGCCAATTGCTTCCGACACGGATGGGGTATTGCCAAGGACCCCATTGCTGCAAAGCAG TACTACGAAACGGCAGCGAATCTCGGCGATACTG ACGCGATGAACGAAGTCGCATGGTGCTATCTTGAGGGGTTCGGCACTAAGAAGGACAAG TTTACGGCAGCGAAGTACTACCGGAGAGCCGAAGAAAACGGAAACAAGATTATTGGAAACACCTGGTAA